From Etheostoma spectabile isolate EspeVRDwgs_2016 chromosome 19, UIUC_Espe_1.0, whole genome shotgun sequence, the proteins below share one genomic window:
- the cckar gene encoding cholecystokinin receptor type A, translating into METFTIHDMLMNSTDLNKILCNFGIKNISECESEQEPSPEPQDINQTVRIVLYSLIFLLSVLGNSLIVAVLVRNRRMRTVTNLFLLSLAISDLMVSLVCIPFTLIPNLMRDFVFGTGMCKLVMYFMGVSVSVSTFNLVAISLERYSAICNPLTSRTWQTKSHAAKVITATWVASFILMLPYPISSTLKPFTRINNSTGHMCRLVWPNDVIQQSWYVSLLLLLFLIPGIVMMTAYGLICLELFRGITFEMSSRKSSRERQSSTGSIKPSDSDGCYLQPSKKKSITLSTGPSSSKPMVGRVSSSSSKANLMAKKRVIRMLLVIVFLFFLCWTPVFVVNAWQAFDRRSAYRLTGAPISFIHLLSYTSACVNPIIYCFMNKRFRQGMLATFTCCSCLRRSSGGNGGLGRSAGSGVAKGEVARLRAGPKTTEENGHTQPSGGSTRFTYTGIRASAWSELT; encoded by the exons ATGGAGACATTTACAATACACGACATGCTCATGAATTCCACTGACCTGAACAAGATTTTATGCAATTTCGGGATCAAGAACATTTCGGAGTGCGAGAGCGAGCAGGAGCCTTCACCCGAACCTCAAG ACATCAACCAGACGGTCCGGATCGTCCTCTACagcctcatcttcctcctcagcGTCCTGGGCAACAGCCTGATCGTCGCTGTCCTGGTGAGGAACAGGCGCATGAGGACCGTCACCAACCTGTTTCTGCTGTCTCTGGCCATCAGCGACCTGATGGTTTCTCTGGTCTGCATCCCCTTCACCCTCATCCCCAACCTCATGAGAGACTTTGTCTTTGGCACCGGCATGTGCAAGCTGGTCATGTACTTCATGG GTGTCTCAGTGAGTGTTTCCACGTTCAACTTGGTGGCCATCTCCCTGGAGCGCTACAGCGCCATTTGCAACCCGCTGACCTCCAGGACGTGGCAAACCAAATCCCACGCCGCCAAAGTCATCACCGCCACCTGGGTGGCGTCCTTCATCCTGATGCTGCCGTACCCCATCTCTAGCACCCTCAAGCCCTTCACCCGCATCAACAACAGCACCGGGCACATGTGCCGCCTGGTGTGGCCCAATGACGTCATCCAGCAGTCGTG GTAtgtgtctctgctgctgctgctcttcctAATCCCCGGGATCGTCATGATGACAGCCTACGGACTCATTTGCCTGGAGCTCTTCCGCGGCATCACGTTTGAGATGTCCAGCAGGAAATCCAGCAGAG AAAGACAATCCAGCACTGGAAGCATCAAGCCCAGTGACAGTGATGGCTGTTACCTGCAGCCGTCTAAAAAGAAGAGTATCACGTTGAGTACAGGCCCCTCCAGCAGCAAGCCCATGGTGGGCCGGGTGTCCAGCAGCAGCTCTAAAGCCAACCTGATGGCCAAGAAGCGCGTGATCCGCATGCTCCTGGTCATcgtcttcctctttttcctgtGCTGGACTCCCGTCTTTGTGGTCAACGCGTGGCAGGCTTTCGACCGGCGCTCGGCCTACCGCCTGACCGGGGCGCCCATCTCCTTCATCCACCTGCTGTCCTACACCTCGGCCTGCGTCAACCCCATCATTTACTGCTTCATGAACAAGCGCTTCCGCCAGGGCATGCTGGCCACGTTCACCTGTTGCAGCTGCTTAAGGAGGAGCAGCGGAGGGAACGGCGGATTGGGGAGGTCAGCTGGAAGTGGGGTGGCTAAAGGGGAAGTGGCCAGATTAAGAGCAGGGCCGAAGACCACTGAGGAGAATGGTCATACCCAGCCAAGCGGAGGCAGCACACGCTTCACCTACACTGGCATCCGGGCATCAGCCTGGAGTGAGCTGACTTAA